A window from Magnetospirillum sp. 15-1 encodes these proteins:
- a CDS encoding YfhL family 4Fe-4S dicluster ferredoxin, with protein sequence MALQITGECVNCEMCVLECPNQAISRGDDTFIIDPGLCTECVGHYDSPQCVSVCAVDCIHPL encoded by the coding sequence ATGGCGCTGCAAATCACCGGAGAGTGCGTCAACTGCGAGATGTGTGTCCTGGAGTGTCCGAATCAGGCCATCTCACGGGGTGACGACACCTTCATTATTGATCCTGGCTTATGCACGGAATGCGTTGGTCATTACGATAGCCCGCAATGCGTCAGCGTCTGCGCGGTGGATTGCATCCACCCCTTGTGA
- a CDS encoding NAD(P)/FAD-dependent oxidoreductase, which translates to MEHHDVIIVGSGPAGSSCAKALREAGVDALMLEREQLPRYKTCSGLLLGQGQEQVRRVFGSDPPEDVYCTPTSWIPESNFMMWQPDGSFLKFPIELDMDGRSFSKDFRNLWRNKFDHWLLKQSGAHCREGVRVLGFTEADGQIEVQAAGTEAGAPRQSFSCKYLVGADGGTSAVRRALKAGDTTADDGEYVMVFQRYYKIVSRGKFEPNTGVAFHLPELSSYWCHTLEKDDYMVLTVHGARGTNLRDILDRFKAFLAEKFNLALGDAWRDEGCQIRLGSTFLGRGRVLLAGESAGFWYMAAEGISPAIDGGYRCGRSIARALRGEGDALTLYSEDAQGIVAHVERCLKQLQFSAK; encoded by the coding sequence ATGGAACACCACGACGTAATCATCGTTGGTTCCGGCCCGGCCGGATCGAGCTGCGCCAAGGCCCTGCGGGAAGCGGGCGTAGATGCCCTTATGCTCGAGCGAGAGCAATTGCCGCGTTACAAGACCTGCTCTGGCTTGTTGCTTGGTCAGGGACAGGAGCAGGTGCGGAGAGTTTTCGGCAGCGATCCGCCCGAGGATGTCTATTGCACTCCCACGAGCTGGATCCCGGAAAGCAATTTCATGATGTGGCAGCCGGATGGCAGCTTCCTCAAGTTTCCAATTGAACTGGATATGGATGGTCGTTCCTTTTCCAAGGATTTCCGCAATCTTTGGCGAAACAAGTTCGACCACTGGCTGCTCAAGCAGTCGGGCGCCCATTGCCGTGAAGGCGTGAGGGTGCTGGGCTTTACCGAAGCGGATGGCCAGATCGAGGTTCAGGCGGCAGGGACTGAAGCGGGGGCTCCCCGGCAGAGTTTTTCGTGCAAGTATTTGGTGGGGGCGGATGGGGGAACCTCGGCGGTTCGCCGCGCCTTGAAGGCGGGGGATACGACTGCGGACGACGGCGAATATGTGATGGTGTTCCAGCGATACTACAAGATCGTGTCGCGGGGAAAGTTCGAGCCGAATACCGGCGTTGCCTTCCATCTGCCGGAACTCTCCTCCTACTGGTGCCATACCTTGGAAAAGGACGATTACATGGTCCTCACGGTCCATGGCGCCAGGGGCACCAATCTCCGCGACATACTTGACCGGTTCAAGGCTTTCCTGGCCGAGAAATTCAATCTGGCGCTGGGGGATGCCTGGCGCGACGAAGGCTGCCAGATTCGGCTTGGATCGACCTTCCTCGGTCGGGGGCGGGTCCTGCTGGCCGGGGAATCTGCAGGTTTCTGGTACATGGCGGCTGAAGGCATCAGCCCCGCCATCGACGGCGGCTATCGCTGCGGTAGGTCCATTGCTCGTGCCCTTCGCGGGGAGGGCGACGCCCTGACCCTGTACTCCGAGGATGCACAGGGCATCGTGGCGCATGTCGAGCGCTGCCTCAAACAACTTCAGTTTTCGGCAAAATGA
- a CDS encoding molybdopterin-dependent oxidoreductase, with protein sequence MDHTVCHCCYANCGLSVLVEEGRVVKITGDKGNPAYRGFLCSKGGEAGGHYSSPNRLLHSQKRQEDGSFAPIRSAAAIREIGDKVAALLDRHGPRSIAIYLGSHGFINTPVFGLHGAFASALGTPMLFTSVTIDMPGKSVASSLHGIWLAGAPSLSELDTVCLVGNNPLISMTGGGGNNPIAGFRELRERGAKVIVIDPRRSESAAKADVHLQINPGEDAAVLAGFVRYLITENLYDSEFVDAETIGFETLRSAVAPFTPEMVASRAGISVEEYIIAARQFGAARRLGINCATGPSMSGQGNIVEYLARVLQTLRGSWRRAGDRIANPGVFIRRPPPIAGSTGPLPAYGFGEKLRVRNLGNSAAGMPTAGLAEEILTPGEGQVKALFVFGGNPVSCWPDQAMAHKAMKELELLVVVDPQMTTTARLADYVVAPKMPMEMPSVSYFSEFFSHIDIGTGWGYQQPYAQYAPAILAPPSDSDLIEDWELMTGILGRIGRPCTIPSMAYLHPTEAMANGTVLGPGANPSSEEILAALFKDAPVSLSEIKEKGREGHVFDLPEMVAVPKPGDWPGKLDIGNLVMLEALDMAALPPAGRDNPDFPYRMISRRTRGVFNSCWHSELSRLRHNPAFMNPADMKKEGLRPGDRIDVRSEAGSVLCIVEGDEGVKAGCVSISHGFGGIPDDGAAPFQGSNINLLTRVDADFDVYTGMPRLSNVPISVTRA encoded by the coding sequence GTGGACCACACGGTTTGTCATTGCTGTTACGCCAATTGCGGTCTCTCGGTTCTCGTCGAGGAAGGTCGCGTCGTCAAAATCACCGGAGACAAGGGAAATCCCGCCTATCGGGGCTTCCTTTGCTCGAAGGGGGGAGAGGCGGGGGGGCACTATTCCAGTCCAAACCGTCTTCTCCACTCCCAGAAACGTCAAGAGGACGGGTCATTTGCGCCCATCCGAAGCGCGGCAGCCATCAGGGAGATCGGCGACAAGGTGGCGGCGTTGCTGGATCGGCACGGTCCGCGCTCCATAGCCATCTACCTGGGATCACACGGCTTCATCAATACCCCCGTTTTCGGGCTGCATGGCGCCTTTGCCTCTGCGCTGGGCACTCCGATGCTTTTTACCAGCGTTACCATCGACATGCCTGGGAAGTCCGTGGCATCCAGCCTTCATGGAATTTGGTTGGCGGGGGCACCCAGTCTCAGCGAACTGGATACTGTCTGCCTGGTTGGTAACAACCCATTGATTTCCATGACGGGTGGCGGCGGCAACAATCCGATCGCGGGGTTTCGAGAGCTTCGGGAGCGGGGCGCGAAGGTCATCGTTATCGATCCCCGCCGCAGTGAGAGCGCGGCCAAGGCGGATGTCCATCTGCAGATTAATCCGGGCGAGGACGCCGCTGTCCTGGCAGGATTCGTCCGATATCTGATCACTGAAAATCTTTATGACAGTGAATTTGTTGATGCCGAGACGATCGGCTTCGAGACGCTCCGCAGCGCCGTGGCTCCCTTCACCCCCGAAATGGTCGCTTCTCGAGCGGGCATTTCCGTGGAGGAGTATATCATCGCGGCTCGCCAGTTCGGAGCCGCCCGTCGCCTGGGGATTAATTGCGCCACGGGCCCCAGTATGTCCGGCCAGGGCAACATCGTTGAATATCTCGCACGGGTACTGCAAACCTTGCGCGGGTCATGGCGGCGCGCAGGGGATCGCATCGCTAATCCGGGCGTTTTCATACGGCGCCCTCCGCCCATCGCCGGGTCGACAGGTCCGCTTCCCGCTTACGGCTTCGGCGAAAAGCTGAGGGTGCGCAATCTTGGCAACAGTGCCGCCGGCATGCCCACCGCCGGGCTTGCCGAGGAGATTCTGACTCCTGGCGAGGGCCAAGTTAAGGCGCTCTTTGTCTTCGGCGGCAATCCCGTGTCGTGCTGGCCAGATCAGGCCATGGCCCACAAGGCCATGAAGGAGCTGGAGCTTCTGGTCGTTGTCGATCCACAGATGACGACAACGGCGCGTTTGGCTGATTACGTCGTGGCTCCGAAGATGCCCATGGAAATGCCCAGCGTGTCGTATTTCTCGGAGTTCTTCTCTCACATCGATATTGGAACGGGCTGGGGTTATCAGCAGCCATATGCCCAGTATGCGCCAGCTATTCTGGCGCCCCCCAGTGACAGCGATCTGATCGAGGACTGGGAACTGATGACCGGCATTCTTGGGCGCATCGGTCGCCCCTGCACCATTCCCAGCATGGCCTATCTTCATCCTACCGAGGCCATGGCGAACGGAACCGTTCTAGGGCCGGGGGCAAATCCGTCCTCGGAGGAAATCTTGGCGGCTCTCTTCAAGGATGCCCCGGTCAGCCTGAGCGAGATCAAGGAAAAGGGGCGAGAAGGTCACGTTTTCGACCTCCCGGAGATGGTCGCGGTTCCCAAGCCTGGAGACTGGCCGGGTAAGCTGGATATTGGAAACCTGGTGATGCTGGAGGCTCTGGACATGGCGGCTCTGCCCCCCGCCGGGCGAGATAATCCAGACTTTCCGTACCGAATGATAAGCCGGAGAACTCGAGGTGTATTCAACTCTTGCTGGCATTCAGAGCTCTCTCGGCTGCGTCATAACCCTGCCTTCATGAATCCCGCCGATATGAAGAAGGAAGGGCTGAGGCCTGGAGACCGGATCGATGTCCGTTCGGAAGCGGGATCGGTTCTTTGCATTGTCGAAGGCGATGAAGGAGTCAAGGCCGGCTGCGTCTCCATTTCTCACGGCTTTGGCGGCATTCCGGATGACGGGGCTGCGCCTTTCCAAGGCAGCAATATCAACCTGTTGACGCGGGTCGATGCGGATTTCGACGTCTATACGGGCATGCCCCGTCTTAGCAATGTCCCGATCTCCGTTACGCGGGCCTAG
- a CDS encoding CocE/NonD family hydrolase, producing the protein MDKRRSTYSGDESAVVITGHKSKGHAIPYGTKVDGVLFDGYPQLVKEQGSATATYRVLKEKDVMVAMRDGVRIAVDIYRPENTDEKFPAILAWGVWGKDTQEAVGWQAEFPQPYYDSALWDGTMEAGDYNFTVPRGYIHVIPDPRGIGNSEGYGTPGKSPHDPEDIYDLIEWLAVQPWCNGKVGMMGPSSYSIAQMKVAPLRPPHLVALHPDGNPCGNGDYFHGIYDTLPYHILIGRHGNDSCWVPPNYAFTPPEPFSMSLPDIKERIAEAKNHPDIKYNSKMYSHIVYPRKHPVLFDTLIYSFHPRPFAPYNPIEHFGATPHLGEVTLPMYVGTPWLTRLYIWSTFESWDSVGTPEGQKKLFLPPPGDSPRPYAEYHDETLRWYDYWLKGIDTGVMDEPPIKMFVMGINKWRFENEWPLKRTEWTKYYLQSGGGLSPTAGSAGGTESFTQPAANVDPTVYCLRYTTEPLAEDTEITGPIALHLEASIDIDDTNWMADLVDIAPDGSRRLISLGFLKAAFRAIDPARSKPYRPVHPKQDPVPVTPGQVVGYDIAMMPTANVFKKGHRIELVIRNQDDLHSRLGTWGVYHLPFMRSVTHTIHFGQSHVLLPLVPAQR; encoded by the coding sequence TCGACGGCTATCCCCAACTCGTCAAGGAGCAAGGGTCGGCAACCGCCACCTACCGCGTCCTGAAGGAAAAGGATGTGATGGTCGCCATGCGCGATGGCGTGCGCATCGCGGTGGATATTTATCGGCCCGAGAATACGGATGAGAAGTTCCCCGCCATTCTGGCCTGGGGTGTGTGGGGTAAGGATACCCAGGAGGCTGTGGGCTGGCAGGCCGAGTTTCCGCAGCCTTACTACGACAGCGCTCTATGGGATGGAACCATGGAGGCGGGCGACTATAACTTCACGGTGCCGCGCGGTTATATCCATGTGATTCCCGACCCTCGCGGTATCGGTAATTCCGAGGGCTATGGCACGCCCGGAAAATCTCCTCATGATCCCGAGGATATCTACGACCTGATCGAGTGGCTGGCCGTTCAGCCGTGGTGCAACGGCAAGGTCGGCATGATGGGGCCGTCGTCCTATTCCATCGCGCAGATGAAGGTGGCGCCGCTGCGCCCGCCGCATCTGGTCGCCCTTCATCCCGATGGCAATCCCTGTGGCAACGGGGACTATTTCCACGGCATCTACGACACGCTTCCCTACCACATTCTGATCGGTCGCCATGGGAATGACAGTTGCTGGGTGCCGCCCAATTACGCCTTCACTCCGCCAGAGCCGTTCTCCATGTCCCTTCCGGATATCAAGGAGCGAATCGCGGAGGCCAAGAACCATCCTGACATTAAATACAACAGCAAGATGTATTCGCATATCGTCTACCCGCGAAAGCATCCGGTTCTGTTCGATACCCTGATCTATTCGTTCCACCCCCGGCCGTTCGCGCCCTACAATCCGATCGAGCATTTCGGAGCGACGCCCCATCTCGGTGAGGTGACCCTGCCCATGTATGTGGGGACCCCGTGGCTGACACGGCTTTATATCTGGTCCACCTTCGAGTCATGGGACAGCGTTGGAACTCCCGAAGGGCAGAAGAAGCTGTTCCTGCCGCCGCCGGGTGACTCTCCCCGTCCCTATGCCGAATACCACGATGAAACCCTGCGCTGGTACGATTACTGGCTGAAGGGTATCGATACCGGCGTGATGGATGAGCCGCCCATCAAGATGTTCGTCATGGGCATCAACAAGTGGCGGTTCGAAAATGAATGGCCGCTGAAGCGGACCGAGTGGACCAAGTACTATCTGCAATCCGGAGGTGGCTTGTCGCCGACTGCCGGTTCTGCGGGCGGGACCGAAAGCTTCACCCAGCCGGCAGCCAATGTCGATCCGACGGTTTACTGTCTGCGCTACACCACCGAGCCCTTGGCGGAAGACACCGAGATCACGGGTCCCATCGCCTTGCATCTGGAAGCGTCCATCGATATCGATGACACCAACTGGATGGCTGATCTGGTGGATATCGCGCCCGATGGCAGCCGCCGCCTCATCAGTCTGGGCTTCCTCAAGGCAGCCTTCCGCGCGATCGACCCTGCCCGCTCCAAGCCCTATCGACCGGTCCACCCCAAGCAGGACCCCGTTCCGGTCACGCCGGGCCAGGTGGTGGGATACGATATCGCCATGATGCCGACGGCCAATGTCTTCAAGAAGGGCCATCGAATCGAACTGGTGATTCGCAATCAGGACGACCTGCATAGCCGGCTGGGGACTTGGGGTGTCTATCATCTGCCGTTCATGCGTAGCGTCACCCACACCATCCATTTCGGTCAGTCGCATGTGTTGCTGCCGTTGGTGCCAGCACAGCGCTGA